One segment of Gordonia terrae DNA contains the following:
- a CDS encoding TetR/AcrR family transcriptional regulator — protein MTSSTPQESPAAGRTGRSNSRRELVEREIMEQATRLFAERGLASTTLQDIADATGLTRPALYHYVANKDELFARLVSEIAEEPAILLHEINQRADLDPVGKIHEMAMSIALHQTQTLDRFRLLIRSEAELPPALAETYRQSRRRVLKELVAVMEEGIAGGRFRAADPRISALGIVGMLNWLAWWHHPGDSESDRKVARQLADMAVNSVVDPDADNTVSGAERLIAQMRQNLDYLEREVRERTEPPAP, from the coding sequence ATGACCAGCTCGACGCCCCAGGAGTCGCCGGCCGCCGGGCGCACCGGCCGCAGCAATTCACGGCGTGAGCTGGTCGAACGCGAGATCATGGAGCAGGCCACGAGGTTGTTCGCCGAACGCGGGCTGGCGAGCACCACCCTTCAGGACATCGCCGACGCCACCGGCCTGACGCGTCCGGCGCTCTACCACTACGTGGCCAACAAGGACGAGCTGTTCGCCCGGCTGGTCAGCGAGATCGCCGAGGAACCGGCCATCCTGCTCCACGAGATCAATCAGCGAGCCGACCTCGATCCGGTCGGGAAGATCCACGAGATGGCGATGTCCATTGCACTCCACCAGACCCAGACCCTGGATCGGTTCCGGCTGCTGATCCGCTCGGAGGCGGAGCTGCCACCCGCGCTCGCCGAGACCTACCGGCAGAGCCGCAGGCGGGTGCTCAAGGAGTTGGTGGCGGTCATGGAGGAAGGTATCGCCGGGGGCCGGTTCCGTGCCGCCGATCCACGGATCTCCGCGCTCGGCATCGTCGGGATGCTCAACTGGCTGGCCTGGTGGCATCACCCGGGTGACAGCGAGAGCGACCGGAAGGTCGCGCGCCAACTGGCCGACATGGCGGTCAACTCGGTCGTCGACCCCGATGCGGACAACACCGTGTCGGGCGCGGAACGACTCATCGCGCAGATGCGGCAAAACCTCGATTACCTGGAGCGGGAGGTGCGGGAACGCACGGAGCCCCCTGCTCCCTGA